A window of the Candidatus Izemoplasmatales bacterium genome harbors these coding sequences:
- the pyrH gene encoding UMP kinase — protein sequence MEKKRVLIKLSGEALAGKNGVGIDPQVVKKIAREIKAAYDLDVAEIAVVVGGGNIFRGKLAAEMGIDRASADYMGMLGTILNALALQNSLEALGLDTRVMSSLNIPEVAEPYIRRKAISHLDNHRVVIFGGGTGNPYFSTDTTAALRAAEIDAAIIYMAKNGIDGVYDRDPRTNKEAVRYETLAHAEVLQKELHVMDSTAAALCNDNDIDICVFDMNVEGNIARALLGEKIGTIIKK from the coding sequence ATGGAGAAGAAACGCGTATTGATCAAACTGAGCGGCGAGGCGCTCGCCGGCAAGAACGGCGTCGGGATCGACCCCCAGGTCGTGAAGAAGATCGCCCGCGAGATCAAGGCCGCCTACGACCTCGACGTCGCCGAGATCGCCGTCGTCGTCGGCGGCGGGAACATCTTCCGCGGGAAGCTCGCGGCGGAGATGGGCATCGATCGCGCCAGCGCCGACTACATGGGCATGCTCGGGACGATCCTGAACGCCCTCGCGCTCCAGAACTCGCTCGAGGCCCTCGGTCTCGACACCCGCGTCATGTCGAGCCTGAACATCCCCGAGGTGGCCGAACCGTACATCCGCCGGAAGGCGATCAGCCATCTCGACAACCACCGCGTCGTGATCTTCGGCGGCGGTACCGGGAACCCCTACTTCTCCACCGACACGACGGCCGCGCTCCGCGCCGCCGAGATCGACGCCGCGATCATCTACATGGCCAAGAACGGCATCGACGGCGTCTACGACCGGGATCCGCGCACGAACAAGGAAGCGGTCCGCTACGAGACGCTCGCGCATGCGGAGGTGCTCCAGAAGGAACTCCACGTGATGGATTCCACCGCGGCGGCGCTCTGCAACGACAACGACATCGACATCTGCGTGTTCGACATGAACGTCGAGGGCAACATCGCCCGCGCGCTCCTCGGCGAGAAGATCGGCACGATCATCAAGAAATGA
- the frr gene encoding ribosome recycling factor has product MPEVIQIEPEEILMECEERMELSINALHREFTTVRSGRANPKMFERVTIDYYSVETPINQVASITSPEGNQIYVKPYDKSIVGKIEKAILAGNFGITPVNDGMGVRLMFPPLTEERRRESVKIIRRMSEEIKNGIRSIRRDAIEKIKKLEKDAHLPEDDSKYWQDEVQKLTDRFSSKVEQAADEKEQEIMHF; this is encoded by the coding sequence ATGCCGGAAGTCATCCAGATCGAACCCGAAGAGATTCTGATGGAATGCGAGGAGCGGATGGAACTCTCCATCAACGCCCTTCACCGCGAATTCACCACCGTCCGGAGCGGACGCGCCAACCCGAAGATGTTCGAACGGGTCACGATCGACTACTACTCCGTCGAGACGCCGATCAACCAGGTCGCCTCGATCACCTCGCCGGAAGGCAACCAGATCTACGTGAAGCCCTACGACAAGTCGATCGTCGGGAAGATCGAGAAGGCGATCCTCGCCGGCAACTTCGGGATCACCCCCGTGAACGACGGCATGGGCGTCCGGCTCATGTTCCCGCCGCTCACCGAGGAGCGCCGCCGCGAGTCGGTGAAGATCATCAGGCGGATGTCCGAGGAGATCAAGAACGGGATCCGCTCGATCCGCCGCGACGCGATCGAGAAGATCAAGAAGCTCGAGAAGGACGCGCATCTGCCGGAGGACGACTCGAAGTACTGGCAGGACGAGGTCCAGAAGCTGACGGATCGGTTCTCCTCGAAGGTCGAACAGGCCGCCGACGAGAAGGAACAGGAAATCATGCACTTCTGA
- a CDS encoding IS30 family transposase encodes MLGYDEILTIYKYISMDFTASQIAMQMNIAPSTLYRIIARNTEVKQRNNPGLCYRYHDCEHLSECRKKIERCPAECERFEKHLCGKLRRFPFVCDFCGTQSYCTKARRYWNPVLVYENRRKRQRRARSHLSLSKARIAAFDDWLAPFIKKKLSIEAVRSRFPEAFPVSTATVRRWIDKGHMSIRRIDLPRAATFRAKNAYALRRPSEARPLLKFGHTYPYFLAHLKAHPEASVIEMDTVHGLAKEERKLLTFYHRQSHLQFAVLIPDLRPASVSGVVRTFQRRLAPRFTALFDVILADNGVEFDDLITSSVDSETGEVLSRVFYTRPYRAGDKGGCERNHELFRSFVPKGHGLSELTQKDIDFMFSMINSYPRESLNWKAPIDVFKHYFPEETLDLLSLRKVPLEDLTLKR; translated from the coding sequence ATGCTCGGCTATGACGAGATCCTGACCATCTACAAGTACATCTCGATGGACTTCACGGCATCGCAGATCGCGATGCAAATGAACATCGCCCCTTCGACGCTTTACCGCATCATCGCCAGGAACACCGAGGTCAAGCAGCGGAACAATCCGGGGCTGTGTTATCGATACCACGATTGCGAGCATCTCTCCGAGTGCAGGAAGAAGATCGAGCGGTGTCCGGCGGAGTGCGAACGGTTCGAGAAGCACCTCTGCGGCAAGCTCCGCCGGTTCCCGTTCGTCTGCGACTTCTGCGGCACCCAATCCTACTGTACGAAAGCGCGGCGTTACTGGAATCCGGTGCTCGTCTACGAGAACCGCCGCAAGCGGCAGCGGCGGGCCCGAAGCCATCTCTCGCTGTCCAAGGCGAGGATCGCCGCCTTCGACGACTGGCTGGCTCCCTTCATCAAGAAGAAACTGTCGATCGAGGCGGTCCGATCCCGGTTCCCCGAGGCGTTTCCGGTCTCGACCGCAACGGTGAGACGGTGGATCGACAAGGGACACATGAGCATCCGCCGGATCGATCTACCGCGCGCGGCGACGTTCAGGGCAAAGAACGCCTATGCGCTGCGAAGGCCGAGCGAGGCCCGTCCCCTGCTTAAATTCGGTCATACCTACCCGTATTTCCTCGCTCATCTCAAAGCCCATCCCGAGGCGTCCGTGATCGAGATGGACACGGTCCACGGGTTGGCCAAGGAAGAGCGCAAGCTGCTTACCTTCTATCACCGCCAGAGCCATCTGCAGTTCGCCGTCCTGATCCCCGACCTGCGTCCGGCATCGGTATCCGGCGTCGTCAGAACGTTCCAGAGAAGGCTGGCGCCGCGGTTCACCGCCCTCTTCGACGTGATCCTGGCGGACAACGGCGTCGAGTTCGACGACCTGATCACGTCATCCGTCGATTCCGAAACCGGCGAGGTCCTCTCCCGGGTCTTCTACACCCGTCCGTATCGTGCCGGCGACAAGGGCGGCTGCGAACGCAATCACGAACTGTTCCGCTCCTTCGTCCCGAAAGGGCACGGCCTGTCCGAATTGACGCAAAAAGACATCGACTTCATGTTTTCCATGATCAACTCCTATCCACGGGAGTCGTTGAACTGGAAAGCACCCATCGATGTCTTCAAGCATTACTTCCCAGAGGAGACCCTTGATCTTCTCTCCCTGAGGAAAGTCCCATTGGAAGACCTGACTCTGAAACGCTGA